AAGGTCGTCCGCGACGTGGAGACCGTCGAGCAGATGGTGCAGCAGACGACGGACACCGGGATGGGCGCGATCACCGTCCTGGTCGGCGGTCTGACGATCGTCGGCGTCCGCGCACCGCAGTTCCTGCCGCTGCTTGTGGTGATCGTGCCGCTGGCGTCCCTGGTGGTGATGCGCCTGCGGACCAGCCTGCGCGACCACAACGAGGTGTTCCGCCACGACGTGGAGCACCTGGCGGCCCGGGTGAACGAGATGACCCAGCTGATCCCCGTCACCCGCGCGCACGGCCTGGAAGGCCACGCCCTGCGGCGGATGGACGACACCCTGCGGAGGGTCCTGTCTTCGGGACTGCGGCTGGACCTGCTCAACGGCCGGGTGGCCTCGTTGTCGTGGGTGTTCCTCAACATCCTGGGCGTGGTCTTCCTGACCGCCTCCGCCCTGGTCGCCTACCACGGTGTCTGGGGCATCACGGCCGGTGACGTGGTCATGCTCAGCGCCTTCCTGACGACCGCCACCACCTCCCTGGCCACCCTGATGGCGTTGGCCCCGGTGATCTCCAAAGGGCTGGAGTCCGTTCGCTCCGCGAGCGAGGTGCTGCGCACTCCCGCCCTGGAGGACAACGAGGGCAAGGCCGAGGTCACCCGGGTCGGCGGTGCGGTGGACTTCCAGGCCGTCGGCCACGTCTACGACCAGACCGGCCGGCCGGCGGTGCGCGACTTCACCCTCTCCGTCGCCACCGGCGAGACGATCGCGCTGGTCGGCCCGTCCGGGGCGGGCAAGTCCACGGTGCTCAACCTGCTGATCGGCTTCATCCGCCCCACGTCCGGTCGGATCATGCTGGACGGCGTCGACATGGCCGGGCTGGATCTGCGCACCTACCGGCGGTTCATCTCGGTCGTGCCGCAGGAGCCGATCCTGTTCGACGGCACGGTCCGGGAGAACGTCGCCTTCGGCATGCCCGACGCCGACGACACCGCGATCAGGGCGGCCCTGCGCGACGCCAACGCCCTGGACTTCGTGGACCACCTGCCCGACGGGCTCGAAACCTCGGTCGCTGATCGGGGCGCCCACCTGTCCGGAGGCCAACGACAACGCCTGGTCATCGCCCGCGCCCTGCTGCGCGACCCCCGCCTGCTGATCCTCGACGAGGCCACCTCCGCCTTGGACACCCAGTCCGAGGCCTTGGTCCAGCAGGCGTTGGCGAGGCTGGTCCGCGGCCGGACCACGTTCGTGGTCGCCCACCGGCTGTCCACCATCCGCGACGCCGACCGCATCGTCGTCATGCAGGACGGCGCGATCCAGGAGATCGGCCCTCACGACGAACTGCTACGTCGTGACGGGGCCTACGCCCGGCTGCACGCGGGCCACGTGGCCTGACGCCACTGGCAGACGGCCCGCCACCCTGGCCCTCGCCGGGGACGTGGCGGGCCGGCGGATCCTCGACGCCGGTTGCGGAGCGGGCCCCCTGTTCGCGGCGCTGCGTGACCAGGGCGCAATCGTGAGCGGCATCGACCTGAGTGCCGGGATGGTGGAGCGGGCCCGGCGACGGCACGGCGTCGACCGGCTGTTCGCCGGGCCCGGACCCCGTGCCGCCGGGTGATCAGGTGGAGCGCAGCTGGGCGACCCGGACGTCGAGGTTGCGGAAGTGCTCCGCCATCGCCGCCTCGGCGCGCGCCACGTCGCGCTTGCGCAGCGCGGTGACGATGGCCCGGTGCCGGCGCACCGTCTGCATCGGGTCGGGATCGGTCACCCCGAGCCGGTGGTTGACCCGGTGGAAGACGTCCCAGAACGCCCGCAGCAACTGGGTCACCAGCGCGTTGTCCAACGACCGGTACAGCACCTCGTGGAACTCGCAGTCCTCCTCGGCGAACGTCTCACCGGCCGTGGCCCGCTCGTGCATCCGCCGGGTCACCTCGTCCAGCACCGCGAGGTCGGCCTCCGGGATGGTCGCGGCGACCCGCCGGATCAACGCGCCCTCCAGCGCCTCCCGCACCTCCACGATCTCCTCCATCGACCGCAGATCGCGGCCGATGTCGTGCAGCGCGCGGAAGGTCAGCCCGTCTGCGAGCGGGTCCAGGGACAGGCGGCCGACGTAGGTGCCGTAGCCGTGTCGGATCTCCACGATGTCCAGCGCCTGCAACGCCTTGAGCGCCTCGCGGATCGAGTTGCGGCTCACACCCAGCGCCTCGACCAGCTCGGTCTCGGTGGGCAACGGGTCGCCCGACTTCAGGCGACGGTTCAGGATCAGGCCGGTGATCTCGTCCCGGATGGCCCGGTTCATCCTGGTGACCAGCCGCGCGGGCTGCTGCTCCGTCATGACGACCTCCAACATCCACGCAACCTTAGAGCAGACCGGCCTCGTCGAGGTGCTGCCGTACGGCCGCCCGCTCCGTGTCGTCCAGCGGGATCATCGGCTGGCTCGTCGTCGCGTTCGCGATTACTCCACGGCATTTCAGACCCTCTTTGAACGCGCCGATGGCCGACGAGTAGCGCCCCATCCGCGTGCCGCCGACGCGGATCACCTCGAACAGCCGCCGCAGCCGCGACTGCTCGGCTCGCGCGGCGTCCCAGTCTTCGCGCCGAGCGGCTTCGTAGAGCCGCAGGTAGCCGTGCGGGTCGACGTTGGCGATGCCCGGCACGAGTCCGTGCGCCCCGATGAACAGGCCGAGGTCGGCGAGCGTCTCCGAACCCGAGTAGCACTGGAACCTGGTCGGGTCGGTGCGTTCCAGCACCGCGCGAAGCCCGTCGAGGTCGCCGCTGGAGTCCTTCAACGCGGCAAGCGTGCCGTCCTCCGCGAGTTCCACCACCACGTCGGTGGGCAGCTTGGAGCCGACGGAGGCGGGGATGTCGTAGGCGATCAGCGGCAGGTCCACCGCCGCCCGGATGGCCCGGAAGTGCCCGCCGAACTCCGAGGGGTGGGTGGGCGCGTAGAACGGGGCGGTCGCCACGAGCGCGTCGGCGCCGAAGGCTTTCACCGCCTTGGCGTGCTCCACCACGCGTGGCGTGGTGGTGTCGATGATCCCGGCGAGCACGGGCACCTGGCCCGCGGCGACGCCCGCGACCACCTCCAGCGCCCGGTAGCGCACGTCGTCCGGCAGGTAGGCGACCTCACCGGTCGAGCCGGTGACGAACAGGCCGTGCACCCCCGCCTCGATCAGGAACGCGGTCAGGCGTTCCAGTGAGGGGACGTCGAGCTCCCGTTCCGGGGTGAGCGGGGTGCACACGGGTGGCACGACGCCGCCATCGAGCTGGGTCAAGAGATTCTCCCTTGCGGACCGGAATCGGTGGGAACTACGGTCGACTGACATCCTACGTCCTATGTCCACTCCCTTGAACCCGTGAAAGGCACGATCACCATGAGTTCCCTTGTCCGGGACCGCCTCGGCGGGTTCGCGTTCGGCGCCGACTACAACCCCGAGCAGTGGCCGGAGTCGGTGTGGGACGACGACATGGCTCTGATGAAGTCCGCCGGGGTGACGATGGTGTCGGTCGGCATCTTCGGCTGGGCGGCGGTCGAGGCCACGCCCGGCAGCTACGACTTCGGCTGGGTGGACCGCGTGATGGACCGGCTGGCCGCCAACGGGATCGGCGCGTGCCTCGCCACCATGACCGCGTCCCCGCCGCCGTGGCTCGCGCACCGGCACCCGGAGACGCTGCCCCGTCGAGCGGACGGAACCGTGCTGTCGCCCGGCTCCCGGCAGCACTTCTGCCCGTCCGGCCCGGTGTACCGCGAGCACGCGGCCCGGCTGGTGGAGGCCATCGCGACCCGCTACGCCGACCACCCGGCACTGGCCATGTGGCACATCAACAACGAGTACGGCTGCCACGTGCCGGAGTGCTTCTGCGACGTCTCGGCGGCGGCGTTCCGGTCCTGGCTGGCCGACCGGTACGGCGACGTGGACGCGCTCAACGACGCGTGGTCCACGACGTTCTGGTCGCAGCGCTACGCCGATCTCGCCGAGGTGCTGCCACCCCGTGCCGCGCCGACGTTCCTGAACCCGGCGCAGGTGCTGGACTACAAGCGGTTCTCCTCCGACGCGCTGCTGGAGTGCTTCCTGATGGAGAAGGAGATCCTGCGCCGTGCCACTCCGACCGTGCCGGTGACCACGAACTTCGTCGGCGCGTGGCACCGGATCGACGTGACGTCGTGGGCGCCGCACCTGGACGTGGTCTCCTACGACTCCTACCCGGACCCGAACGAGCCCGACACGGTGATCCAGGCCGCGTTCATGTACGACCGGATGCGCGCGTTGCACGGCAAGCCGTGGCTGTTGCTGGAGCAGGCCCCGAGCGCGGTGAACTGGCGTGCGCACAACGCGCCCAAGGCTGTCGGCGAGATGCGGCTGTGGAGCTACCAGGCGGTCGCGCGCGGCGCGGACGCGATCATGTACTTCCAGTGGCGGCAGTCCCGCGGCGGCGCGGAGCGGTTCCACTCGGCGATGGTGCCGCACGGCGGACCCGAGACGCGGGCGTACGCCGAGACGGCCGCGCTCGGCGCCGAGCTGGGGCGGTTGGGGCCGGTGCTCGGCAGCACGGTCGACGCGCCGGTGGCGCTGGTGAGCGACTGGTCGAGCGGCTGGGCGTTGCAGGGCAACGCGCTGCCGTCCGCCGGACTCGTGCAGGAGGAGACCGACTTCGCCCACTACCGCTCGCTGTGGAAGGCGGGCGTGGCGGTCGACGTGGTGTCGCCGTCGGTGGACCTGAGCCGGTACCGGCTCGTCGTGGTGCCCAACCTGTACGCGGTGGACCTCGACGTCGCCGAACGGCTGGTCGAGTACGTGCGCGCGGGCGGACACCTCGTGATGTCGTTCTTCTCCGGCATCGTGGACAGCGCCGAACGGGTGCACCTCGGCGGCTACCCCGGACCGTTCCGCGAACTCCTCGGCCTCGGCGTGGACGAGTTCTGGCCGCTGCCGCCCGGCGGCACGGTCGCGCTCGACTCCGGCGGCGCCGGCACCCACTGGTCGGAGTGGATCACCCCGGCCGGCGCGGACGTGCTCGACCGGTTCGCCGACGGTGAGCTCGCGGGAATGCCCGCGATCACCCGGCACGCGTTCGGAGACGGCGTGGCGACCTACCTCGGGACACGGCCGGACGAGGCGACGATGGCCGACGTGGTCGGCCGTGCGCTCACCGCGGCGGGCGTCACCCCGGTTCTCGAAGGCGTGCCGGACGGGGTCGAGGTGGTGGAGCGCGGGGGGAACGGTCGGTGGCTGTTCCTGCTGAACCACAACAAGACCGCCGTCACGGTGCCCCTGCCAGCCGACGCGGTCGACGTGCTCACCGGCGACGTGCTCGGTGCGGAAGTGGAGCTGGCGGGTCGGGGTGTGGTGGTGGCACGGCTGAGCTGAACACGCCGACCGGAGGGGGTGGCCGCCCGAACGAGCGGCCACCCCGCGGTCGTCACTGCTTCGCAAGCTTGCCCATCGGGATCCGGGTGAACGTGATCGTCTCGTACGACCCCTTCACCCCGGTCTCGTAGAGCAGACCCACCGTCGCCCCGCCGAGCTGCACGAGGTCGGAGTAGGCGGCCGGGTTGTCGGAGACCACGTGCGCCTGCCGCCAGGTCCGGCCCTGGTCGGAACTGGCCCGCACGGCCATCGAGCGGCGTGCGGTGGGGTTGGACGGCCCGGAGAACAGCAGCAGGTCGGGGCGCACGGTCTGGAGGACGCTGCCCTGCACCTTCGGCCCGGTGAGGCCCGCTTGCGGGCGGTACGGGGCGTCCAGCGTCGAGCCGCCGTCGCTGCTCGTCGCGTCGACCCGGGTCGCCTGCGTGCCCTGGTTGCGGCTGTTGAAGTACAGCCGGCCGTCCGGTAGCTGCGCCACCGTCGTCTCGTTCGACGCGATGCCGGGGTCGGTCCGGTCCTCGGAGAAGCCGATCCGCCAGGTGTTCCCGCCGTCGTCGCTGATCAGCGAGTGCCCGCCGTAGTACTTCGCCTCGGTGCCGAGGTCGGTCGAACCGGCGGGCGGCGCGCTGGAGTGGTTGGCCGGCACGACGATGCGCCCGGCGTGCGGCCCCGGTCCGTGCCGCAGCACGATCGCGTGGCCCGGAGCGGTGGCGTACCAGCGCCAGTCCGCCCGCTTCGCGACCTGGGTGATCTCCCGCTCGGGTGTCCAGGTGCGACCGTCGTCCACGCTGCGCTGGACGAACACGCGCCGTGAGTCCTCCGGTGACACCGCGCCGGTCATGATCTCCCGCTCGCTGACCCGCCCGTTGCGCGTGGTCAGCAGCACGATGTCGCCGCCGGGCAGCACGACCGGAGCCGGGTTGCCCGCGGTGGCGTCGCCGTTGTCCGACACCACCGACATCGGCCCCCACGTGCAGCCACCATCGGCGGAACGGCGCAGCACGACGTGGATCGCGCCGGAGTCGCCCGCGGACTCGACGCGGCCTTCGGCGAACGCCAGCACCTCACCCGAGGCGGCACGCACCACCGCCGGGATGCGGAACGTGTGGTAACCCTCCGTGCCGGAGGTGTACGGCACGGAGGTGCACTCCTGCGCGGCGGCGGCGAACGGCGCCGGGGCCGTGCTCAACAGGACGATCGCCAGCAGCGATGTTCCGATACGACGCAGTCTCACGGTCGGCCTCCCTGAGTGGTGTGCATCCGGTCGAGCGGCAGGCGCAGCACCTGGCCCTCCGGCACGTCGGCGTTGGTCAGGCGCACCCGGTCCAGTTCTGCAGGGGACAGCGCCCGTGTGTAGAGGCGGACTTCGTCCAGCGCGCCCTGCCAGCGCTGGCTGTTGTCCTGCCGTTGACCGATCTGGAGCTGGAACGGCACCCGCCGGCTGACCGAGCCCGCGACGTCGGGACCGGACGCGACCCGCTCGCCGTCGACCCACAGCAGCAGCTGACCGGCCGACCGCTGCAACACCACGTGGTGCCACTGCTGGTCGTCGTACGCTTGCGTGGAGACAACGCCGGCGCTGCCGTCCGCCGTGGTCATGCGAGCGACCAGCCGTTGGTTGCGGGGTTCCGCCCGCAACCACAGTTGCGGCGCGGTAGTGCCCATCCCGCCCAGCCACAGCAGCGACTGGTCGCTCTTCGACGCGCCGTAGCGGATCCACGCGGTGTACGTCAGGTCGCCGTCACCGGGCAGATGGGCCGGGTCGTAGGGAACGCGCAGGTAGTCGTCCACGCCGTCCAGGGCGAGACCGCGGTCGAACCGCCCCTCGGTCAACGCCGGCCCGCCGAGGACGTAGGCGTCCTTGTTCGTCGTCGACACATCGGGCGTGGTCGGGCCGACTGGGTCGCGCCACCCCAGGTACTCCTCGTTGAACCGGGCGAACCGGATCTCGTCGCGGGCGTCGACCGCGCCGCCCTCGTACATCAGCCCGATCTCCGTGGAACGCGCTGTCGGCTCGCTGATCTGCACCATGTCCGAGTAGCCGGACCAGTCGGAGGTGATGCGGGCGCCCTGCTCGGCGGAGTCCCACGTGCGGCCGTTGTCGTAAGAGGAGCGGATCATCATCCAACGGCGGCGGTCGGTGTCGGACGGCGCGGAGAACAGGATCCGCTCGGGGTGGCCGATCCGGTCCAGCCGCAGCACCGCGCCCTGCACCACCGGCGTCACCAGGTCCGGGATCGCCTGGAACGGGGTGCTGAACGACTCGCCGCCGTCCTTGCTGATCGCGAAGCCGCGGTTGCCGATGTCCGTGCCGCCCTGATCCCGCGCGCCGGCGTAGACCGAGCCGTCGACGAGTTCGGTGACCGTGATCTCCTGCGGCTTCTGGCCGAACGTCCCACCGGCCGGGAACTCGATGGTGTCGACCGCGCCGACCTGCCACGTCGCGCCGTGGTCGTCGCTGTAGACGAGTGCGGCGGCGTTGGCGACCGACTTGGTGGCGCCGCCGTCGCTGGTCTCGCCGGACACGCCGAACACGAGCCTGCCGGCGTGCGCACCGCGGGTGAGCTGGATGCCGTGAACCGGGCCGGTGGCGTACCAGAAGTCCCACTCGGGCAACTTGACCTGCGAGCTGATGTCGACCGGGTCCGACCACGTCAGGCCGTCGTCGTCGCTGTGCTGCACGTGCGGTGTGCGGCTGCACGGCACGCCGCACGGCCCGTCGTCGGCACGGCCCGCGTTGTAGGTGGTGAACAGGAAGATCCGGCCGGTGGTGCGGTCGACGATCGGCACGGGGTTGCCGTGCGTGTCGCCCTTGCCCTCGTTCACCAGTTGCACCGGCGACCACGTCAGGCCGCCGTCCGTGGAGCGCTTGAGCACCACGTCGATATCGCCGGTGTCGCCGCAGTTGTCGACGCGGCCCTCGGCGAACGCCAGCAGCGTGCCATCGGCGCTGCGCACCACCGCGGGAATGCGGAAGCACCGGTAACCCTGTTCCTCGGAAGCCTTGAACAGGACCTGTTCCTGCAAATAGGGCGCGGCGGAACCCGATTGGGCGGGTTCGGCGGCGGAAGCTTGGGTGAGGCTGATCGCCAACACCCCGGACAACACCACGGACAACAGCGCTGTTGCTCTCATCTGACCCTTTCCGGGAGGTCTACAACTCCGGGTGGATACAGCGGTAGGTGTGCCGAGCGGAGCCGCCGGCGTCGACGAGCGCGGGCAGCTCGGCCGCGCACTCGTCGGTCGCCTTCCAACAGCGGGTGCGGAAGTTGCAGCCACTGGGCGGCGCGGTAGCGGACGGGACAGGGCCGGTGAGCACGATCGGCTCCACGGCGTGCAGCAGGCTCGGCGTGGCCGAGAACAGCGCCCGCATGTACGGGTGGTGCGCGGCCTCGGGGACGGCCGCCGCCGGGGCCTCCTCCACGATGCGGCCCAGGTACATGGTGACGATCCGGTCGCTCATCTTCTTGACGGTCTGGATGTCGTGCGAGATGAAGACCATCGCCAGGCCGAGTCGGTCACGCAGGTCCACGAGCAGGTTGAGGATCTGGGCCCGCACCGACACGTCCAGCGCCGAGGTCGGCTCGTCGGCCACCAGCAGCGCGGGCCGCAACGCCAGCGCACGGGCGAT
This is a stretch of genomic DNA from Saccharothrix ecbatanensis. It encodes these proteins:
- a CDS encoding ABC transporter ATP-binding protein, with translation MASSETPRGRHDPGEGALRALGRLFRPHRRRLGGALVVFVVKHSPVWLLPLVTATIVDTVVLRLPLAGMWVATGVIMLILVVNYPLHLFYVRLLHGSVRRAGTELRSALCTRLQELSIGYHNRTSAGVLQAKVVRDVETVEQMVQQTTDTGMGAITVLVGGLTIVGVRAPQFLPLLVVIVPLASLVVMRLRTSLRDHNEVFRHDVEHLAARVNEMTQLIPVTRAHGLEGHALRRMDDTLRRVLSSGLRLDLLNGRVASLSWVFLNILGVVFLTASALVAYHGVWGITAGDVVMLSAFLTTATTSLATLMALAPVISKGLESVRSASEVLRTPALEDNEGKAEVTRVGGAVDFQAVGHVYDQTGRPAVRDFTLSVATGETIALVGPSGAGKSTVLNLLIGFIRPTSGRIMLDGVDMAGLDLRTYRRFISVVPQEPILFDGTVRENVAFGMPDADDTAIRAALRDANALDFVDHLPDGLETSVADRGAHLSGGQRQRLVIARALLRDPRLLILDEATSALDTQSEALVQQALARLVRGRTTFVVAHRLSTIRDADRIVVMQDGAIQEIGPHDELLRRDGAYARLHAGHVA
- a CDS encoding FadR/GntR family transcriptional regulator codes for the protein MLEVVMTEQQPARLVTRMNRAIRDEITGLILNRRLKSGDPLPTETELVEALGVSRNSIREALKALQALDIVEIRHGYGTYVGRLSLDPLADGLTFRALHDIGRDLRSMEEIVEVREALEGALIRRVAATIPEADLAVLDEVTRRMHERATAGETFAEEDCEFHEVLYRSLDNALVTQLLRAFWDVFHRVNHRLGVTDPDPMQTVRRHRAIVTALRKRDVARAEAAMAEHFRNLDVRVAQLRST
- a CDS encoding dihydrodipicolinate synthase family protein, translating into MTQLDGGVVPPVCTPLTPERELDVPSLERLTAFLIEAGVHGLFVTGSTGEVAYLPDDVRYRALEVVAGVAAGQVPVLAGIIDTTTPRVVEHAKAVKAFGADALVATAPFYAPTHPSEFGGHFRAIRAAVDLPLIAYDIPASVGSKLPTDVVVELAEDGTLAALKDSSGDLDGLRAVLERTDPTRFQCYSGSETLADLGLFIGAHGLVPGIANVDPHGYLRLYEAARREDWDAARAEQSRLRRLFEVIRVGGTRMGRYSSAIGAFKEGLKCRGVIANATTSQPMIPLDDTERAAVRQHLDEAGLL
- a CDS encoding beta-galactosidase; the protein is MKGTITMSSLVRDRLGGFAFGADYNPEQWPESVWDDDMALMKSAGVTMVSVGIFGWAAVEATPGSYDFGWVDRVMDRLAANGIGACLATMTASPPPWLAHRHPETLPRRADGTVLSPGSRQHFCPSGPVYREHAARLVEAIATRYADHPALAMWHINNEYGCHVPECFCDVSAAAFRSWLADRYGDVDALNDAWSTTFWSQRYADLAEVLPPRAAPTFLNPAQVLDYKRFSSDALLECFLMEKEILRRATPTVPVTTNFVGAWHRIDVTSWAPHLDVVSYDSYPDPNEPDTVIQAAFMYDRMRALHGKPWLLLEQAPSAVNWRAHNAPKAVGEMRLWSYQAVARGADAIMYFQWRQSRGGAERFHSAMVPHGGPETRAYAETAALGAELGRLGPVLGSTVDAPVALVSDWSSGWALQGNALPSAGLVQEETDFAHYRSLWKAGVAVDVVSPSVDLSRYRLVVVPNLYAVDLDVAERLVEYVRAGGHLVMSFFSGIVDSAERVHLGGYPGPFRELLGLGVDEFWPLPPGGTVALDSGGAGTHWSEWITPAGADVLDRFADGELAGMPAITRHAFGDGVATYLGTRPDEATMADVVGRALTAAGVTPVLEGVPDGVEVVERGGNGRWLFLLNHNKTAVTVPLPADAVDVLTGDVLGAEVELAGRGVVVARLS
- a CDS encoding sialidase family protein; the encoded protein is MRLRRIGTSLLAIVLLSTAPAPFAAAAQECTSVPYTSGTEGYHTFRIPAVVRAASGEVLAFAEGRVESAGDSGAIHVVLRRSADGGCTWGPMSVVSDNGDATAGNPAPVVLPGGDIVLLTTRNGRVSEREIMTGAVSPEDSRRVFVQRSVDDGRTWTPEREITQVAKRADWRWYATAPGHAIVLRHGPGPHAGRIVVPANHSSAPPAGSTDLGTEAKYYGGHSLISDDGGNTWRIGFSEDRTDPGIASNETTVAQLPDGRLYFNSRNQGTQATRVDATSSDGGSTLDAPYRPQAGLTGPKVQGSVLQTVRPDLLLFSGPSNPTARRSMAVRASSDQGRTWRQAHVVSDNPAAYSDLVQLGGATVGLLYETGVKGSYETITFTRIPMGKLAKQ
- a CDS encoding sialidase family protein, translated to MRATALLSVVLSGVLAISLTQASAAEPAQSGSAAPYLQEQVLFKASEEQGYRCFRIPAVVRSADGTLLAFAEGRVDNCGDTGDIDVVLKRSTDGGLTWSPVQLVNEGKGDTHGNPVPIVDRTTGRIFLFTTYNAGRADDGPCGVPCSRTPHVQHSDDDGLTWSDPVDISSQVKLPEWDFWYATGPVHGIQLTRGAHAGRLVFGVSGETSDGGATKSVANAAALVYSDDHGATWQVGAVDTIEFPAGGTFGQKPQEITVTELVDGSVYAGARDQGGTDIGNRGFAISKDGGESFSTPFQAIPDLVTPVVQGAVLRLDRIGHPERILFSAPSDTDRRRWMMIRSSYDNGRTWDSAEQGARITSDWSGYSDMVQISEPTARSTEIGLMYEGGAVDARDEIRFARFNEEYLGWRDPVGPTTPDVSTTNKDAYVLGGPALTEGRFDRGLALDGVDDYLRVPYDPAHLPGDGDLTYTAWIRYGASKSDQSLLWLGGMGTTAPQLWLRAEPRNQRLVARMTTADGSAGVVSTQAYDDQQWHHVVLQRSAGQLLLWVDGERVASGPDVAGSVSRRVPFQLQIGQRQDNSQRWQGALDEVRLYTRALSPAELDRVRLTNADVPEGQVLRLPLDRMHTTQGGRP